Proteins encoded within one genomic window of Lysinibacillus sphaericus:
- a CDS encoding DegV family protein produces the protein MKIFTDSGCDLPKSYYEENDVILLPLRVQVNNHEYDDVLSIDSKEVYDAIRQGAHPKTSQVSPELFLQQFESLAKSGEPGIYIAFSSELSGTYSTALMIRNQVLEQYPTLQLAIVDSKCASLGYGLVVEEAVQLRKAGTSLDEIETKIQLLASQMEHLFTVEDLDYLAKGGRVSKASAFLGGLLSIKPILNVEDGKLVPIEKSRGRKKAIARMLDLMQERGGNFADKIVGISHSDDLAFANEVKASIQERFAPKAVQMTMIGSVIGSHVGPGTIAIFFTNKSYQA, from the coding sequence ATGAAAATTTTTACTGATAGTGGCTGTGATTTACCAAAGTCATACTACGAAGAGAATGATGTCATTCTACTTCCGCTACGTGTACAAGTAAATAACCATGAATATGATGATGTCTTGTCGATTGATTCGAAAGAAGTTTATGATGCTATTCGCCAAGGGGCTCATCCAAAAACATCGCAAGTTTCACCAGAGCTCTTTCTGCAACAGTTCGAAAGCTTAGCAAAAAGCGGAGAGCCAGGTATCTACATCGCCTTTTCATCTGAATTATCAGGTACGTATAGTACAGCTTTAATGATTCGCAACCAAGTACTTGAACAATATCCAACATTACAGCTCGCAATAGTCGATTCGAAATGTGCCTCATTAGGCTATGGCTTAGTCGTTGAAGAAGCTGTGCAACTTCGAAAAGCAGGTACTTCGCTTGATGAAATCGAAACAAAAATACAATTACTCGCTTCACAGATGGAGCACCTGTTTACAGTGGAAGATTTAGATTACCTTGCAAAAGGAGGTCGTGTTTCGAAAGCGAGTGCCTTTCTTGGTGGACTACTTAGCATAAAGCCTATTTTGAACGTAGAGGACGGTAAACTCGTACCGATTGAAAAATCACGTGGTCGTAAAAAAGCCATTGCGCGTATGTTGGATTTAATGCAAGAGCGTGGTGGCAATTTTGCAGATAAAATTGTCGGAATTAGCCATAGTGATGACTTGGCCTTTGCTAACGAAGTAAAAGCATCCATACAAGAAAGATTTGCACCAAAAGCAGTCCAAATGACAATGATTGGCTCTGTTATTGGCTCCCATGTTGGGCCTGGTACAATTGCAATTTTCTTTACGAATAAAAGTTATCAAGCGTAG